In one Arachis duranensis cultivar V14167 chromosome 9, aradu.V14167.gnm2.J7QH, whole genome shotgun sequence genomic region, the following are encoded:
- the LOC107465299 gene encoding uncharacterized protein LOC107465299, with product MNSDNEGLMAREKEKEERTEVDDVAEMGGTIIQAKPNLNISIPQSDPKKTYSLSAGVCHAAVAGVPHCRRCRGSAAPSLLDQPSAAPLIFSMHLQAFSSPSRGLGSGSSSVTLCSAAPPSLEFQPLRRCWARVSLLPHHCCTSALSLLSLAKLLEDQNNIEASLSVQSEDRKDMAEYCQSRREENRNAIK from the exons ATGAATAGTGACAATGAGGGGCTGATGgcgagagagaaagagaaagaggagagaACTGAGGTTGATGATGTTGCAGAAATGGGGGGGACCATTAT CCAAGCCAAGCCCAATCTAAACATCTCAATCCCTCAATCTGACCCCAAAAAAACGTACTCTCTCTCTGCTGGGGTTTGTCACGCCGCCGTCGCTGGTGTTCCCCATTGCCGCCGTTGCCGGGGTTCAGCCGCTCCGTCGCTGTTGGACCAACCCTCTGCTGCTCCCCTCATCTTCTCTATGCATCTGCAGGCTTTCTCTTCACCGTCGCGGGGCCTAGGCTCTGGCTCCTCTTCCGTCACACTATGTTCTGCTGCGCCGCCATCGCTAGAGTTTCAACCGCTCCGTCGTTGTTGGGCAAGGGTTTCATTGCTCCCCCATCATTGTTGTACATCTGCTCTGTCTCTACTATCGTTGGCAAAG CTACTGGAGGATCAGAACAATATCGAAGCAAGCCTAAGCGTACAATCCGAGGACCGGAAGGATATGG CAGAATACTGCCAAagcagaagagaagaaaataggAATGCAATCAAATGA